Proteins encoded together in one Falco biarmicus isolate bFalBia1 chromosome 4, bFalBia1.pri, whole genome shotgun sequence window:
- the NUDT16L1 gene encoding tudor-interacting repair regulator protein encodes MAAMGAMAAMGALPAMGALPPLPTLGVPGVPELKPLTRYEAMRLGPGWSHSCHAMLYAPNPGMLFGRIPLRYAVLMQMRFDGLLGFPGGFVDRRYWSLEDGLNRVLGLGLGCVRLTEADYLCSHLTEGPHRVVAHFYARQLTLEELHTIEISAVHSRDHGLEVMGMVRVPLYTQKDRMGGLPNFLGNSFVGTAKFQLLFALKILNMVPEEKLAEAVAATQKPKKPAIDQAAAVTGNPPATKPSNELAMPAKTGNELAERAENQAAAQAAAEQAVAGLQSHVVAEQLVAVPVAEAVEQPAGLGADAVAEQPVAEPME; translated from the exons ATGGCGGCCATGGGGGCGATGGCGGCCATGGGGGCGCTGCCCGCCATGGGagcgctgccgccgctgccgaCGCTGGGGGTACCGGGCGTGCCCGAGCTGAAGCCGCTGACGCGGTACGAGGCCATGCGGCTGGGCCCGGGCTGGAGCCACTCGTGCCACGCCATGCTGTACGCGCCCAACCCGGGCATGCTGTTCGGCCGCATCCCGCTGCGCTACGCCGTGCTG ATGCAGATGCGATTTGACGGACTACTGGGCTTTCCCGGGGGGTTCGTGGATCGCCGTTACTGGTCCCTGGAGGACGGTCTGAATCGGGTGCTGGGCTTGGGTTTGGGCTGTGTGCGCCTGACGGAAGCTGACTATCTGTGCTCGCACCTGACAGAGGGGCCACATCGAGTGGTGGCACACTTCTACGCCAGGCAGCTGACCCTGGAGGAGCTGCATACCATCGAGATCAGCGCGGTGCATTCCCGAGACCACGGGCTGGAG GTGATGGGCATGGTCCGTGTCCCTCTCTACACCCAGAAGGACCGCATGGGCGGGCTGCCCAACTTCCTGGGCAACTCCTTCGTTGGAACCGCCAAATTCCAGCTACTCTTTGCCCTGAAGATCTTGAACATGGTGCCGGAGGAGAAGCTGGCCGAGGCGGTGGCTGCCACGCAGAAGCCGAAGAAGCCGGCCATTgaccaggcagcagcagtgacaggaaACCCGCCTGCCACTAAGCCCTCGAACGAGCTGGCGATGCCCGCTAAAACAGGCAACGAATTGGCAGAGAGGGCCGAGAACCAGGCAGCTGCGCAGGCAGCCGCCGAGCAGGCAGTGGCCGGGCTGCAGAGCCACGTTgtggcagagcagctggtggCTGTGCCGGTGGCCGAGGCAGTGGAGCagccggcggggctgggggcagatgCTGTGGCAGAGCAGCCCGTGGCTGAGCCGATGGAGTGA